tctgcaaagcattttctttttgccaTTTTGTTTCTCTGGATTATCTCAgcccttctttccttccctctgtctCTCCCTTTAGCGgtgtttttcttgctgttcctccAGTAGACGtctgtttctctctgtctctaCTATCTTCTTCCAAACACATGATATTCCCTTAGAAATCCTGTGTATTCATATAGGTCTtccctactctttttttttaatgcatgacaGACCTGGATTGGACAGCAGTCGCTGCTGCATGTCTCCCTGATGGCAAGATGCCCATGGCTATAGTGAGTGATTCAGAGGCACACTTTTTTGTTTGAGTCAGAGCTCTGGAATGGAGTGTTGAGTGTCCAGTGAAACTTAGATCCGGGGTCTTAATCACATTGGTGAAAAGGGATCTTTAATGACCTTTTTCCAAATGATATGGCAGACCGGGTGAGGGCAGTACCTACTTGTAGCGTGGGATAATTAAACCATGGCAACTTAAGCTTGCCCAGAAACTTGATACTCTGCCTTCTGTTTTAAATTATCCTGTGGTGTTGCTGTGCCCTGGGCCAGCTGCATGCCACATCCAAGGAGTGGACTTGGAGCAATAGGAGGCAAAATGATTCATCTGTGTGCAGTCCATGTCAGGTCCTGAAGTATTTGAAGATCTCTAAACAGTACCTATCTTACAAGCACTAGCTTGCGTTGTACCTTGAAGTTATCCCACTGACAACGGGAAATAGTCCTTCAGAATGTCTTTAGACAAAGCGAGGCTGTGAATCCATGCGGAAAGGAGAGTGAGACAACTGAATCCTTATTACCATAAGTTTATTTGAACAGAAGGCTGTCTAAAGGTGGTGAATGAATTTGAGTGTGGAGAGAGAAAGCTTGTTCTTACCGTCTTTTCTCTCTTACGAAAGGTAGTGACAGCTGACCACATCCAGCTCATTGTGCCTCTGATGCTGGAGCAGAACCTGTGGTCGTGCATCCCCGGGGAGGACACTATCATGAACATTCCTGGCTTCTACTTGGTGCGTCGTGAAAACCCGGAATATTTTCCCCGTGGGAGCAGCTACTGGGACCGCTGTGTGGTGGGAGGTTACCTTTCCCCCAAAGCTGTAGCAGACACCTTTGAGAAAGTTGTAGCTGGCTCCATCAACTGGCCAGCGATTGGGACTCTCTTAGATTATGTGATCCGTCCAGCAGCTCCCCCAGCAGATTTGACACTGGAAGTCCAGTATGATCCAGAACGGCATCTTTTTATTGACTTCCTACCATCTCTGACGCTGGGTGACATCATCCTTGTGGCCAGACCCCATCGATTGGCCCAGAATGACAATCTGTGGCGACTGAGCCTGCGGCCAGCAGAAACAGCTCGCCTCCGAGCCCTGGACCAGTGTGATTCTGGCTGTCGTTGCTTGTGCCTGAAGATCTTGAAAGCGGTATGCAAGTCAAACCCAGCCCTGGGCCACCTCACTGCCAGCCAGCTCACCAATGTCATCCTGCACCTATCCCAGGAGGAGTCTGACTGGTCCCAGGACGTGCTGGCTGATCGCTTCTTGCAGGCACTGAAGTGGTTGATCCGCTACTTGGAGGCAGGCGTCCTCCCTAGTGCTCTGAACCCCAAGGTGAACTTGTTTTCAGAGCTCACCCCCGAAGAAGTAGATGAGTTGGGCTACACCCTCTACAGCTCTCTGTCAGAGCCAGAGGTCTTGCTGCAGACGTAATGGGGCCTTACCTAGGGAAATCTTGATAGGGTTTAGCCAAGGTGGACTTTGATTACTGCGGAATATGTCTCctccacttctctctctctctctgtctccttttGGTTCATTATTATTTCCTGCTGTGGAGTTGGTGCTCCCACTGAATTTCTTGGTGCTACTGGTCCATTTCCACCATTTCTGCCCCAACAGGTACCCATTGGCTAGGGAAGAGAGGCTGAAACTGCAGCTCTAGGATCTTCGCATAAATTCTGCTGATGTTTAAAACTctaaaaaaaacaatccaaacaAACTATGCACTTCTTTTTCCTGTAGAACACTTACTGCAGTGAGACTATTTTCTGTTTTGGTCTGAAGAAGGTGGAACTGGGCTGGTAAATCCAGTGACGATTTTAGCAGACTTGCATTGAGGTCGTTTCCTTTCCTCCAGTCTGACTTtgccttgtgtttgtttttctctgctgtaCCACACTGTCTcacttccttccccccccccccccccccccccccccccgtccccttgACCCAGTTGTGCAGGGCAGACTGAGTGAGATGTTTTGGATAGGGCTGTTTGTTGTATTTCCGAGTGGATAATGATTACACTGGCAGTATTTAGGGCTGTTGAGCTTGGAAGAGGAGAATGCCCATGGCTCCTGCTCCTACGGAGCCTTCTGATCCAAGGTTCAGAAGTAAGGGCTGAGGCATGTCCAGTCTGCTGCAACACAACCTCCAGTATGGGCAATTATCACTGAAGCTGTCACAGGGGAGGAAGAAACCTTTGCGCTCTGGCTGTGTGATGAGGCCGAAGGAGCAGGGCTTGCCATTCCTGCCTAGCCAGATCTGCTGGGTGTTGCTGGTGGGAATGGCCCCAGGAATGGAGAACAGGGCGGCTCCTTAGATGTCTGTCTCTGGCCtacaggaggagaggctgattaTAGGGGAGGGGTGGGAGACACATATGGGAacggggattatttttttttcatcttttcactaAGAGCTTATGGCTGTTCTGGTTTATAGGAGGTGGAAGCAAGACTGCGTGCCTCAAAGGGCTTTGTCATAAGCACACGTAAGCCAGATTCTCACCAGCTATAAGTCTGTGAAGGTGACAGGACCGaactggtgtcatcagcaagatTCTGTCCCATACGCTGATGTCAGGGTCCGTATGCAGAGCTGGCACTTGGAGATGTGTTGGCTTTGCCATCTGCTCTCAGTCCGTGTTTTAGTCTTCTCCCCAGCCACCTCAGAACTGAGGCTGTCCACCCC
The sequence above is drawn from the Opisthocomus hoazin isolate bOpiHoa1 chromosome 8, bOpiHoa1.hap1, whole genome shotgun sequence genome and encodes:
- the MIEF1 gene encoding mitochondrial dynamics protein MIEF1 — encoded protein: MAGAGQRKGKKDDNGIGTAIDFVLSNARLVLGVGGAAMLGIATLAVKRMYDRAISAPSSPTRLSQSGKRSWEEPNWLGSSSRLLSQDMKTSISRSLQTLPTDPSAADTDFFRPTKPKPSAKRSQVELKKSRLRLSLQEKLFAYYRRKVAIPADEQARAKQAAVDICAELRSFLRAKLPDMPLRDMYLSGSLYDDLQVVTADHIQLIVPLMLEQNLWSCIPGEDTIMNIPGFYLVRRENPEYFPRGSSYWDRCVVGGYLSPKAVADTFEKVVAGSINWPAIGTLLDYVIRPAAPPADLTLEVQYDPERHLFIDFLPSLTLGDIILVARPHRLAQNDNLWRLSLRPAETARLRALDQCDSGCRCLCLKILKAVCKSNPALGHLTASQLTNVILHLSQEESDWSQDVLADRFLQALKWLIRYLEAGVLPSALNPKVNLFSELTPEEVDELGYTLYSSLSEPEVLLQT